Genomic segment of Mycolicibacterium psychrotolerans:
CGGCGCCATGCCGAACGCCGCGGCCGTGTCCAGGGTGTCGCGGATGTGCAAGTAGTGCGCGAACGTCTCTGCCCAGTCCTCGGCAGGGTGCATGGTCGCATAGGACGACACGTAGTCGTTCTCCCAGCCCGCCGGGGCACCCTGGCTGTAATGGCGATCCAGCGCCGCCTGGTAGTCGGCCTCGGGATCGCCGAACAGATCGTGGTAGCGCTGCAGATAGTCCGGGGACGTGCCGATCAGCCGGTACTGGTAATAGTGGCCGATCTCATGGCGGAAGTGACCGAGCAGCGTCCGGTACGGCTCGTCCATCGAGATCCGCAACTGCTCGCGGTGCACGTCGTCGCCCTCGGCCAGATCGAGGGTGATCACGCCGTTCTCGTGGCCGGTGAACACCTTCTCGAACTGGCTGGACAGGAGGTCGAACGCCAGCCCGTAATCGGGATCCTCGTCACGGCCGACGATGGGCAGCTTCAGTTCGTGCAGTTCGGCGATCAGCCGGCGTTTCGCCCTCTCCGCCGCCGCGAACGCCACCAGAGCGATGGTGTCGGCGTCGTTGGGCCGGGTGCGGGTGAGCGAGCACGACACGCACAGCTTCGCAACCGGCCCCTTCTCCACCAGCCAGTTGCATTCGGCCAGATGCAGATTGGCGCACAGCTGATACCGGCTCTCGTCGACCGCGCCCGCGTGCTCGCTCTGTTCGGGTGCGGCGATCACCAGCAGGGCCATGTCGTCGAGCGAAAAACCCAGGGAGCTGCCGCAATTCAGGCACACCGAGTTCTCGAAGGCCAGTCGCTGACCGCAGTTGGGGCATGTGAAGTCACGCATGCAGGACTCCTCCTTCGTAGGGCGCAACGTCGACGGAGACGTCGATGACGCTGCTGTCCGAGTCGGTGTAGATGATGCCGCGCAGCGGCGGGACGTCGGCGTAGTCACGGCCGAAACCCACTGTCACGTAGCGCTCGTCGACCATCTGGTCGTTGGTCGGATCCAGGCCCAGCCACACGTCTTTCGGCGTCCACACCGACGCCCATGCATGCGTCGCGTCGATGCCCACCATGCGTTCCCTTCCCGGAGGCGGATCTGTGGCCAGATAGCCCGACACGTAACTCGCTGCCAGACCGTTGGCGCGCAGGCAGGCGATCGCGAGCCTCGCGAAGTCCTGACATACCCCTTCGCGGGCTGCCAAAACCTCACCCACCTGGGTGGACACCGTGGTCGAGCCGGACCGGTAGGTGAAATCGGTGTGGATGCGCGCGTTCAGGTCGCGCAGCACGTCGATCAGCGGCCGGCCGGGAGTGAACGTCGGTGCGGCGTAGTCCCGCACCGCATCGGTGATCTCGGGGGGCGACAGGTCGAGGGTGAACTCACACGCCAGGGCACCGTCGGGCCCCACGGGACGGGCGATCTCCCACGGCGCCCTGGCCGAGGCGACCTGATAGAGGTCGGGCGGCGGCGGGTCGACCTCGACGATCGAGCGGCTGGTGACGGTCAGAGCGTGGTGGGGCCGCGTGACGTGGAAGTAGGAGCTCAGATTGCCGTAGCCGTCGCGGCTGGTGGAACTGTCGGCTGCCTCGGGGTCGAGCACCAGCTCGTGGAACAGGCAGCGCTGGCGGGCCGAGTCGCGCGGGGTGAGGAACCCGCGGCCGTAGGAACTGGTGACCACGTCGGAGTAGCGGTACACGGTGCGGTGCGTGATCTCGTAGCGCCGACTCATCACCATCGTCGGTTCGCTCGCACGCTCGCTCACGGGACCATCCGTCGTTCGTCCGGTCCCCACAGCGGCTGCATGTCGCCCGGCAGCGACAGATGCGTCGCGGTGATGACGGTGGAGAGCTCACGCAGGTCGCGGTGGATGGCGCCGAGCAGTCCGTCGAGCTCGGCGCGCCTGCCCTCGGCGGTGCACTCGCCGAGTTCGGCGGGCTGCATGCGGCGCAAGCGCATCGCGATCTCGTCGACCACCCGCTCCGGCCGGGAGGATCCCGACGAGCCGGGTAGCGATTTCAGATGCGTGCGCAGTCGGTCCAACTGGTACACCAGCGACCGCGGGTTCTCGGCATCGAAGAGCACCAGCTCGGCCACCCCGGCGACGCTGACGGTGCCGGGGTTGCGCCTGCGGTAGATCACCAGCGACTCGCAGACCGCCAGCGTCGACTCGGTGATGGTCTGCTCGGCGTCGGGACGGCGCGCCGTTGTCAGCGTGGCACGCAGCAGGGCCGTCAGCGCCAGGGCCCGCTCGATGCGCTTGCCGATGTCGAGCATCGTCCATCCCACGTCGTGCACCATCGACTCGGCGAGCATGCCGGACAGCGCGAGCATGCCTGCCAGCGTCAGCGTGTTCGTCGAGGACAGGAAGGCCTCCCCCTCGGCCTGCGAGTCGGGTGGGCTGTCGCCGGCTTGGAGCAGGGTCCGCTCGAGGGTGGAGAGCACCATCCAGGTGTCGTTGGACATCTGGTCGCGCACGGCGCGGGCCGACAGCCCGAGCCGCTCCACCGACTGGGCCAGCGATCCGGGGCGGTGCCGGTCGGCGGTCAGCGACCACAGCGTCGTCGGAGCGGTGGCGACCATCTCGTGGTGATCACCGGCACCGGTGTCGGTACCGGTCATGGTGCCCAGGGCGGTCAGCAGCACCGGCACGCATTCGCTGCCGTCCATCGCCTGCCGGCTCCGGAATTCGTGGTAGCGCTCCCGGGTCACCGTCAACAGCCGCGCCGTGTGTTCGGCGCGTTCTGCATAGCGGCCGATCCAGAAGAGGTCGGACAGCACACGCGGAGAACTGATTTCGCGAGTCGGGCTGGCCGTGATCGGGGTGGGCAGCATGTCGTCCTCGGACGGCGCCGTCACGGTCGTCTTCTCGGCCGTCACACGTGCCGGAGTGCGCACCCAGATGTCCTTGGCTGCAACGCTGTTCAGATCGTAGGCAGCGGTTCCGGGCGCCAGCAGGTAGCCAAGCCCGCCGATCATGGGCGCGTACCCGCCGCGCTGAGACACCGTGAACAGGCGCATGCCCACGCTCGACGACGACAGCCCCGCGGGCAGGTAGTCGGCGGGCGCCGAGGAGAACTGCGGGAGCTCCTGACCCACCCACTGCCACGGGGTGGCGGCAATCCGCGCGGCGAGCGCCTCACGCCGCGCCGCCGAGAGCTCGGGACCGACGATCGGTTCCCCGCCGGTGACGGGCCGGATGAGAAGCGACGACAGGTGGGTCAGCAGATGGGAGCGCTCGACGTCGATCCCGCCCCAGTACAGCGGTGCGGTGGGCAGCAGCGGCGTCTCGCCGAGCAGATTCTCGGCCATCTCGGGGAGGAAGCGCAGCACGCCCGGGCTCTCCAGCACCCCGCTGCCCAGCGTGTTGACCACGGTCACCGCGCCGCGGCGCAGCGCCTCCACCAGGCCGACGACGCCCAAGCGGGAGTCCGCACGCAGATCCAGCGGATCGGCGTAGGCCGCGTCGACCCGGCGCAGCACCACATCGACACGCTTGAGCGTGCCCATCGAGCGCATCCACACCTTGCCGTCGCGCACCACGAGGTCGGCGCTCTCGACCAGGGGCAGGCCGAGCACGCCGGCCAGGTACGCCTGGTCGAACGCAGTCTCTGAGTGGATGCCGGGGCTGAGCACCACCACCACCGGCTCCTCGGCGGATTCCGGTGCCGCATCGACGAGTGCCAGCCGCAGCGCCTGGGCCCACGGCGACGCGGGCCGCGGCCCGACCTGCTCGTACAGGTCGGGGATGGCGTGGGCGAGGACGCGGCGGTCGGCGAGCGCGTATCCCGCCCCGGACGGGGCCTGGGTCCAGTCGGCGTTGACGACGAAGTCGCCCGACGCCCCTCGGCTGATGTCGCAGCCGTGCAGGAACAGTTGGTGCCGGCCCGGCACCTCGATACCGCGGGCCGCGCGCACGTAACCGGGGTGGGCGAACAGCAGTTGCGGCGGCAGCACCCCGCTGGTGATGCAGTGCTGCTCGCCGTACAGGTCGGTCAGCACGGCGTCGAGCAGCCGGGAGCGTTGCACCAGACCGGATTCCAGCCGGTCCCAGTCGGGAGCCGAGACGATGAGCGGCAGCGCGTCCAGTTGCCACGGCCCGGGCACCGCCGAGCCGTCCTCGAGCTGGATGTAGGTGATGCCGTCGTTGTCGACGAGGTTGCGCACCACGGCGCGCAGCCGGTCCAGCCCGTCGCGTCCGCGGTCCGAGACGCACTCGGCGAGTTCCTGCCATGCCGGTCGCACCCGGCCTGCGGTGTCGACGAATTCGTCGTAACCGGTCGCGGGGGCGCCGCCTGCGGTCCGCACGTCGAACAGCGTCTGCTGGGCCTGCATGGTCTCGTAGGGCACCAGCGGGTTGTCGACGTCGGCCTGGCTGGTGAAGCCGGTGGGTAGTGCCATTACGACAGCACGGTACGCACTCGCCGCAGATCGAGGATTCCCGGCGCGCCCACATCGGTGGATTGCCGGGCCTGCTTCTCCCTGAGCCCGGCCAGATCCACCGCGCCAGGCGTGAATCCGGTGGCCTCGAACCGCCGCCCGCGCCGGGACTCGGCCTCGACCGCGTTCACCGGAGGCGTGTCGTAGGAGCGGCCGCCCGGGTGGGACACGTGGTAGGTGCACCCGCCGCGGGACACCCCAGCCGCGGTGTCGATCAGCTCGATGCGCAGCGGGCCGTCCACGGTGATCGTGGGATGCAACGCGCTGGGCGGTTGCCAGGCCCGGTAGCGCACACCGCCGACCTGGATGTCGGGGTTGTCGGTGGCCAGCAGTGGGACCGGGTGGCCGTTGACGGTCACCAGGTAGCGCTGCCGGTCGGCGCCGATGAGCCGCACCTGCAGGCGTTCCACAGATGAGTCGACGTAGCGCGCGGTGCCTGTCACCGACGACTCCTCGCCCAGCACGTTCCACGGCTCGATGGCGCCGCGCAATTCGATCTCCACGCCGCCGAACACCGCGGTACCGATGCGGGGGAAGCGGAACTCGGTGAACGGGTCCAGCCAGCTGGTGTCGAACTCGATTCCGTACGCACGCAGATCGGCGGCGACCTCGGCGATGTCCTGGATGATGAAGTGCGGCAACAGATATCGGCCGTGCAGGTTGGCACCGTGACGGATCAGCGGGGCGCGCAGCGGCTTCTCCCAGAACCATGCCACCAGCGAGCGCACCAACAGCGATTGCACCATCGCCATCTGGTGGTGGGGAGGCATCTCGAAGCCGCGGAGTTCGAGCAGACCCAGCCGGCCGCGCGCGCTGTCGGGGCTGTAGAGCTTGTCGATGCAGAACTCGGCGCGGTGGGTGTTGCCGGTGATGTCGGTGAGCAGGTGGCGGAGCGCACGGTCGGCCAGCCACGCCTTGGGGCCGCCGGCCTGCGCCGACAGCCGGGCGATCTCGGCGAAGGCGATCTCCAGCTCGTACAGCGATTCGGGGCGGCCCTCGTCGACTCGCGGCGCCTGGGAGGTGGTGCCGATGAACCGCCCGGCGAACAGGTAGGACAGCGCCGGGTGCCGCTGCCAGTAGGTCAGCAGCGACACCAGGAGGTCGGGCCTGCGCAGCAGCGGCGAGTCGGCCGGGGTGAGACCGCCGAGGGTGATGTGGTTGCCCCCACCCGTCCCGCCGTGGGTGCCGTCGACGTCGAAGGACTCGGTGGACAGCCGCGCCAGCCGCGCCTCGGCGTACAGGGTCTGCAACTGGTCGCGCTGCTCGGCGAAGCTGGCCGACGGCGCGACGTTGACCTCGATGACGCCGGGGTCGGGCGTGATCGTCATCGTCTGCAGCCGCGGGTCGGCCGGCGGCCCGTAGCC
This window contains:
- a CDS encoding zinc-binding metallopeptidase family protein translates to MRDFTCPNCGQRLAFENSVCLNCGSSLGFSLDDMALLVIAAPEQSEHAGAVDESRYQLCANLHLAECNWLVEKGPVAKLCVSCSLTRTRPNDADTIALVAFAAAERAKRRLIAELHELKLPIVGRDEDPDYGLAFDLLSSQFEKVFTGHENGVITLDLAEGDDVHREQLRISMDEPYRTLLGHFRHEIGHYYQYRLIGTSPDYLQRYHDLFGDPEADYQAALDRHYSQGAPAGWENDYVSSYATMHPAEDWAETFAHYLHIRDTLDTAAAFGMAPAAATLERRVLGPSSFDTMIEMWLPLAWSLNMVNRSMGKEDLYPFVLPPAVLEKMRFIHTVIDEITSNPVKLAEVGAPVGEQSQQMD
- a CDS encoding transglutaminase family protein, translated to MVMSRRYEITHRTVYRYSDVVTSSYGRGFLTPRDSARQRCLFHELVLDPEAADSSTSRDGYGNLSSYFHVTRPHHALTVTSRSIVEVDPPPPDLYQVASARAPWEIARPVGPDGALACEFTLDLSPPEITDAVRDYAAPTFTPGRPLIDVLRDLNARIHTDFTYRSGSTTVSTQVGEVLAAREGVCQDFARLAIACLRANGLAASYVSGYLATDPPPGRERMVGIDATHAWASVWTPKDVWLGLDPTNDQMVDERYVTVGFGRDYADVPPLRGIIYTDSDSSVIDVSVDVAPYEGGVLHA
- a CDS encoding circularly permuted type 2 ATP-grasp protein encodes the protein MALPTGFTSQADVDNPLVPYETMQAQQTLFDVRTAGGAPATGYDEFVDTAGRVRPAWQELAECVSDRGRDGLDRLRAVVRNLVDNDGITYIQLEDGSAVPGPWQLDALPLIVSAPDWDRLESGLVQRSRLLDAVLTDLYGEQHCITSGVLPPQLLFAHPGYVRAARGIEVPGRHQLFLHGCDISRGASGDFVVNADWTQAPSGAGYALADRRVLAHAIPDLYEQVGPRPASPWAQALRLALVDAAPESAEEPVVVVLSPGIHSETAFDQAYLAGVLGLPLVESADLVVRDGKVWMRSMGTLKRVDVVLRRVDAAYADPLDLRADSRLGVVGLVEALRRGAVTVVNTLGSGVLESPGVLRFLPEMAENLLGETPLLPTAPLYWGGIDVERSHLLTHLSSLLIRPVTGGEPIVGPELSAARREALAARIAATPWQWVGQELPQFSSAPADYLPAGLSSSSVGMRLFTVSQRGGYAPMIGGLGYLLAPGTAAYDLNSVAAKDIWVRTPARVTAEKTTVTAPSEDDMLPTPITASPTREISSPRVLSDLFWIGRYAERAEHTARLLTVTRERYHEFRSRQAMDGSECVPVLLTALGTMTGTDTGAGDHHEMVATAPTTLWSLTADRHRPGSLAQSVERLGLSARAVRDQMSNDTWMVLSTLERTLLQAGDSPPDSQAEGEAFLSSTNTLTLAGMLALSGMLAESMVHDVGWTMLDIGKRIERALALTALLRATLTTARRPDAEQTITESTLAVCESLVIYRRRNPGTVSVAGVAELVLFDAENPRSLVYQLDRLRTHLKSLPGSSGSSRPERVVDEIAMRLRRMQPAELGECTAEGRRAELDGLLGAIHRDLRELSTVITATHLSLPGDMQPLWGPDERRMVP